A portion of the Lolium rigidum isolate FL_2022 chromosome 1, APGP_CSIRO_Lrig_0.1, whole genome shotgun sequence genome contains these proteins:
- the LOC124683732 gene encoding probable LRR receptor-like serine/threonine-protein kinase At3g47570 has translation MPPVGTSFLLCNLVSLRSAVIIRLKKSRSMLPGLRPVPLIVVLASLVAFPASSLGATAPQNDSHTDLQALHCLKLNLVSSAGLLASWKNESQFCSWSGVTCSKRHTSRVAALDLESLNLDGQIPPCIANLTFLAKIHLPNNQLTGPIPLEIGQLSRLQYLNLSSNSLSGVIPVTLASCFRLQIIDLASNSLHGVIPSSLSQCSDIQQLSLGHNMLSGGIPEGLGTLPNLSILRLATNSLTGNIPDSLGSSSSLHSVVLVNNSLTGPIPPLLANSSSLQLLAVTTNQLNGEIPPALFNSTSLQRVLLGENNFTGTIPVFPNIDSPLQYLILQSNNLSGTIPSSIGNFSFLRWLLLGDNNFQGTIPMSIGEIPNLEILDVTYNFLSGSVLASLYNMSALTYLGMATNSLTGELPYDLGYTLPSIQTLNMQDNQFQGKIPTSLANTTNLQEINLRNNAFNGIIPSFGTLPSLVDLNLGKNQLEAGDWSFLSSLKNCTQLVNLRLDANILQGVLPSSIGGLSKSIKILLLRSNNFSGTIPWEIENLTSLQLLYMEGNLLTGNLLESLGHLPNLFVLSLSQNRFSGQIPLSFGNLSQLSELYLQENNFSGSIPGALGDCKKLDTLNLSCNTFDGSIPKELFSLSTLSQGLDLSHNQLSGQIPLEIGGLINLGPLSISNNQLSGQIPSTLGQCVRLESLHMEGNLLHGRIPQSFVNLRGIIVMDLSQNNLSGEIPDFLKFFKSMKLLNLSFNNLEGLVPADGIFQNESNVFVQGNKNLCASTPLLQVPLCNADTSKQSHTSNILKIVGSVALFLVLVSCFGIIILKRRKKIKQAAHPSFEELKKFTYADLLIATNGFSVANLVGSGKYGSVYKGIIDSEENEVAIKVFKLDQSGATKSFLAECEALRNTRHRNLVRVITVCSTIDHAGHEFKALVLEYMVNGSLESWLHPTPHEHHLKRPLSLASRIIIVVDIAAALHYLHNYCIPPMAHCDLKPSNVLLNDVMAACVGDLGLAKFLHPYTCLETHSSTSLVGPRGSVGYIAPEYGFGSKISTEADVYSYGIIILELLTGKRPTDELFNNGLSLYKFVEKSFPQNIGDILDPRIGLRYGDEEAGNTLNQENHPMAGTMNCIVELVKIGLLCAAETPRDRPDMQDVYTDVTAIKEVFSALQG, from the exons ATGCCTCCTGTGGGTACCTCTTTCCTCCTTTGCAATCTTGTTTCGTTGAGATCCGCAGTCATTATCCGCCTAAAAAAGAGTCGAAGCATGCTTCCTGGGCTTCGCCCAGTTCCTCTGATCGTTGTCCTCGCCTCCCTTGTGGCATTCCCTGCTTCTTCATTAGGTGCTACAGCTCCCCAGAATGATTCTCACACCGACTTGCAAGCTCTTCATTGCCTTAAACTAAATCTCGTCAGTTCTGCTGGACTCCTAGCCTCATGGAAAAATGAGTCGCAATTCTGCAGTTGGTCCGGTGTTACCTGCAGCAAGAGACACACATCTCGTGTCGCTGCACTTGATCTCGAGTCTCTTAATCTCGATGGCCAAATACCTCCTTGCATTGCCAACCTCACTTTCCTCGCAAAAATCCACTTACCAAACAATCAACTCACTGGTCCGATTCCACTAGAAATTGGCCAACTGAGTAGGCTACAGTATCTTAACCTCAGCTCAAACTCTCTTAGTGGAGTGATCCCAGTCACTCTAGCTTCCTGCTTCCGCCTTCAAATCATTGATCTTGCAAGCAATTCCCTTCATGGTGTGATCCCCTCAAGCCTGAGCCAATGTTCAGATATCCAGCAGCTCAGCTTGGGTCACAACATGCTCAGTGGAGGCATCCCAGAAGGGCTGGGGACACTCCCCAACCTTTCTATTTTACGTCTTGCAACAAATAGCCTGACAGGTAACATTCCTGATTCGCTCGGGAGCAGCTCTTCGCTCCACTCTGTTGTTCTTGTGAACAATAGCCTCACAGGACCTATCCCGCCTCTCCTAGCCAATAGTTCATCACTTCAACTTCTGGCTGTAACAACCAATCAGCTAAACGGAGAGATTCCTCCTGCGCTGTTTAACAGTACATCACTTCAAAGGGTATTGCTAGGAGAAAACAACTTTACAGGGACTATACCTGTTTTCCCCAACATTGACTCACCCTTGCAATATCTTATCTTGCAATCGAATAATCTTTCAGGCACCATACCTTCCTCCATAGGGAACTTTTCCTTCCTCCGCTGGCTCTTGCTTGGAGATAACAATTTCCAAGGAACAATCCCGATGAGTATAGGTGAAATTCCAAACCTGGAAATACTAGACGTCACTTATAACTTTTTGTCAGGGAGTGTCCTAGCCTCTCTGTATAACATGTCAGCACTCACATACCTTGGCATGGCTACCAACAGTCTTACAGGGGAGCTTCCATATGACTTGGGCTATACTCTTCCAAGCATCCAAACTTTGAATATGCAAGATAACCAATTCCAAGGTAAAATCCCCACTTCGTTAGCCAACACAACAAATCTTCAGGAGATTAATCTTCGGAACAATGCATTCAATGGCATTATTCCGTCTTTTGGGACTTTACCCAGCCTAGTCGATCTGAATCTAGGCAAGAATCAACTTGAAGCAGGAGATTGGTCTTTCTTATCCTCATTGAAAAATTGCACACAGCTGGTGAACTTACGCTTGGATGCAAACATCCTTCAAGGAGTCTTGCCGAGTTCAATTGGAGGCCTTTCAAAGAGcataaagatattgttactaagatCAAATAACTTTTCAGGTACTATACCATGGGAGATAGAGAACCTGACAAGCCTCCAGCTTCTTTACATGGAAGGTAATTTGCTTACCGGAAATCTTCTTGAATCACTTGGACATCTTCCAAACTTGTTTGTCTTAAGCTTGTCCCAGAACAGATTTTCCGGACAGATCCCGCTTTCCTTTGGTAATCTGAGTCAGTTGAGTGAGCTCTATTTACAGGAAAATAATTTTAGTGGATCAATCCCAGGAGCTTTAGGAGACTGCAAAAAATTAGACACATTGAACCTCTCTTGTAATACCTTCGATGGTAGCATACCAAAGGAGCTCTTTAGTCTATCCACACTTTCCCAAGGTTTGGACTTGTCTCACAATCAACTCTCTGGACAAATACCTCTGGAGATTGGTGGCTTGATCAATCTCGGTCCActgagtatttccaataaccaacTATCTGGACAAATACCCTCAACTCTAGGTCAATGTGTCCGCTTGGAGTCGCTTCACATGGAGGGAAACCTTCTTCATGGGAGAATCCCTCAATCTTTCGTGAATTTGCGAGGCATCATTGTGATGGATCTATCTCAAAACAACTTATCTGGTGAGATCCCTGACTTCTTGAAGTTCTTTAAGTCTATGAAGCTTCTCAATTTGTCTTTCAACAACCTCGAAGGACTAGTACCGGCAGATGGAATATTTCAAAATGAAAGCAATGTGTTTGTTCAGGGGAACAAGAATTTATGTGCCAGCACCCCGTTGCTACAGGTGCCACTTTGCAATGCAGATACATCTAAACAAAGTCATACCTCCAACATTCTGAAGATAGTAGGATCTGTTGCTCTGTTTTTGGTCCTGGTATCATGCTTTGGAATTATTATTTTGAAAAGGAGAAAGAAAATCAAACAAGCAGCTCATCCATCCTTCGAGGAGTTAAAGAAGTTCACATATGCCGATTTATTGATAGCAACAAATGGTTTCTCTGTGGCCAACTTGGTTGGTTCTGGAAAATATGGGTCCGTGTACAAAGGTATAATTGACTCCGAAGAAAATGAAGTTGCTATCAAAGTTTTCAAACTTGATCAATCTGGAGCAACAAAGAGCTTCCTTGCCGAGTGTGAGGCCTTGAGGAACACTCGTCATCGTAATCTTGTAAGGGTGATCACTGTGTGCTCAACAATAGATCATGCAGGACACGAGTTCAAAGCTCTCGTTCTTGAATATATGGTCAATGGCAGCCTGGAAAGTTGGCTCCATCCAACACCCCACGAGCATCATCTGAAAAGGCCATTGAGTTTAGCTTCAAGAATTATAATAGTGGTAGACATAGCTGCTGCTTTGCATTATCTCCATAACTATTGCATCCCTCCTATGGCCCACTGTGATCTGAAGCCTAGCAATGTCCTTCTCAATGATGTCATGGCCGCATGTGTTGGCGACCTTGGGCTGGCTAAGTTCCTGCACCCTTACACTTGTTTGGAGACTCATAGTTCTACAAGCTTAGTGGGGCCAAGAGGATCAGTTGGATACATTGCACCAG AGTATGGCTTTGGGAGCAAAATATCAACGGAGGCCGATGTTTACAGCTACGGAATCATAATCTTAGAATTGCTCACCGGGAAGCGCCCAACAGATGAGCTATTTAACAATGGCCTCAGCCTTTACAAGTTTGTTGAAAAATCATTTCCACAAAACATTGGAGACATTCTGGATCCTAGAATCGGTCTAAGATATGGAGACGAAGAAGCAGGGAATACGTTAAACCAAGAAAATCATCCAATGGCTGGAACAATGAACTGCATCGTCGAGCTCGTTAAGATTGGCCTCTTGTGCGCTGCGGAGACGCCCAGAGATCGTCCAGATATGCAGGATGTTTACACAGATGTCACCGCAATCAAAGAAGTATTTTCAGCACTGCAGGGCTGA